In the Oryzias latipes chromosome 9, ASM223467v1 genome, one interval contains:
- the LOC105357264 gene encoding serine/threonine-protein kinase pim-1-like isoform X1, with the protein MWVSSGFRRSDNLQVAIKRIEKGFDLNTEVDEHGQFICAEVAVMQKLKDPQLQSPDKASPVVLLDWYDLKEEIILVMERPIPATDMEDYLKSRGGKIEEDEVKVGLCLHSLFVPDVLLLLLKKLPEVLMFD; encoded by the exons ATGTGGGTTTCTAGTGGCTTCCGCAGATCAGACAACCTGCAG GTGGCCATCAAACGCATTGAAAAAGGCTTCGATCTAAATACAGAGGTG GATGAACACGGACAGTTCATTTGCGCAGAGGTGGCCGTCATGCAGAAGCTCAAAGACCCACAGCTACAGTCTCCAGATAAAGCCTCCCCCGTGGTTCTGCTGGACTGGTACGATCTGAAGGAGGAGATCATCCTTGTAATGGAGAGACCGATCCCAGCCACAGACATGGAGGATTACCTGAAGAGCAGAGGAGGCAAAATAGAGGAAGATGAAGTTAAGGTAGGCTTGTGTTTACATTCTCTATTTGTTCCAGATGTTCTCCTTCTACTCCTGAAGAAACTTCCTGAAGTTCTGATGTTTGACTGA
- the LOC105357264 gene encoding serine/threonine-protein kinase pim-1-like isoform X2, translating into MWVSSGFRRSDNLQVAIKRIEKGFDLNTEVDEHGQFICAEVAVMQKLKDPQLQSPDKASPVVLLDWYDLKEEIILVMERPIPATDMEDYLKSRGGKIEEDEVKIIMKQLIQTAVDLERHLPSGHQN; encoded by the exons ATGTGGGTTTCTAGTGGCTTCCGCAGATCAGACAACCTGCAG GTGGCCATCAAACGCATTGAAAAAGGCTTCGATCTAAATACAGAGGTG GATGAACACGGACAGTTCATTTGCGCAGAGGTGGCCGTCATGCAGAAGCTCAAAGACCCACAGCTACAGTCTCCAGATAAAGCCTCCCCCGTGGTTCTGCTGGACTGGTACGATCTGAAGGAGGAGATCATCCTTGTAATGGAGAGACCGATCCCAGCCACAGACATGGAGGATTACCTGAAGAGCAGAGGAGGCAAAATAGAGGAAGATGAAGTTAAG ATCATCATGAAACAGCTGAtccagacagctgtggatcttGAGAGACATCTTCCATCGGGACATCAAAATTGA